A region from the Medicago truncatula cultivar Jemalong A17 chromosome 6, MtrunA17r5.0-ANR, whole genome shotgun sequence genome encodes:
- the LOC120576055 gene encoding uncharacterized protein gives MDKEWTKSARESEEYEIGLNYFLDYAYTKGKPRGKEILCPCATCYNSRWFTRNAVRNHLIAFGFQKGYDVWVRHGEKIRKPNDVNDNHMNDANDQVDDIDGLLSERFRGVAQEDYRVNEGPNEDAKKFYNLIEESKQELYPGCKTFSKLSFIIRLYLLKCLYGWSNTSFNALLELLREAMPFLNIPDTFNKTKSMIKDLGMDYKKIDACPNDCMIYWKDHENDTSCHVCGAPRWIENEENHEVEKNHKSHKVSAKVLRHFPLIPRLQRLFMCSKTASLLSWHDRDRLDDGKLRHPADGEAWKEFDKCHPEFSVEWF, from the exons ATGGACAAAGAATGGACAAAATCCGCTAGAGAGAGTGAAGAGTATGAAATTGGTCTTAATTATTTTCTAGACTACGCATACACCAAAGGAAAACCCCGTGGAAAAGAGATTTTGTGCCCTTGTGCTACATGTTACAACAGCAGATGGTTTACAAGGAATGCAGTACGAAATCATTTAATAGCATTTGGGTTTCAAAAAGGATATGATGTTTGGGTTCGTCATGGTGAGAAGATACGGAAACCCAATGATGTTAATGATAATCATATGAATGATGCAAATGATCAAGTTGACGATATTGATGGACTGTTGTCTGAAAGATTCAGAGGTGTCGCACAAGAAGACTACAGAGTTAATGAAGGCCCCAACGAAGATGCAAAAAAGTTTTATAATCTAATCGAAGAATCCAAACAAGAGTTGTATCCGGGTTGCAAAACATTCTCTAAATTGTCGTTCATCATTCGGCTATATTTATTGAAGTGTCTTTATGGTTGGAGCAATACATCATTCAATGCACTCTTAGAGTTGTTGAGAGAAGCTATGCCTTTTTTGAACATCCCTGATACGTTCAATAAAACTAAAAGCATGATAAAGGACTTGGGGATGGATTATAAAAAGATTGATGCTTGCCCTAATGATTGCATGATCTATTGGAAAGATCATGAGAATGATACTTCTTGCCATGTTTGTGGTGCTCCACGGtggattgaaaatgaagaaaatcatgaggttgaaaaaaatcataaatctcATAAAGTTTCGGCGAAAGTTTTGAGACACTTTCCCTTGATTCCGAGACTTCAACGGTTGTTCATGTGTTCAAAGACGGCTAGCTTATTAAGTTGGCATGACAGAGATCGTTTAGATGATGGGAAGTTGAGGCATCCTGCAGATGGAGAGGCATGGAAAGAATTTGATAAATGTCATCCTGAATTTTCTGTTGAG TGGTTTTAA
- the LOC120575879 gene encoding uncharacterized protein, which yields MDHKYRSNARSFNGKKEHRPPPELLNGEQILDKLKNFNNAFGKLQKNCSDGPWKKKSIFFELPYWKHNTLRHNLDVMHIEKNIFDSIIGTLLDITGKTKDHAKARLDLQEMGIRKKLHPKEVDHGKKLVFAKACFSMSADEKTTFCSVLKNAKIPDGCASNISRCVLLPERKLSGYKTHDAHFMMHYLLQVAVRCTTSNQVAHPLIRLCSFFRCLCQKVIEVEDLDILQSEIAETLCQLETIFPPSFFDSMVHLPIHLVNEVRMGGPVQFRWMYSTERYLGKLKGYVRNKSRPEGSIAEGYVVNECLTLCSRYLHSGVETRFSRMPRNIDKCHPDELGSPISFSRIGHPIGGKKKGGAISLDCKSRSQAHRYILFNHDDVQKFIREHENENPRKRKGWNKSKSQGLDFVEWFKKRALLSDVSDILRKLSRGPNRIARSFSGYVNGYRFHTKQRDARLKTQNSGVTLAAITESFASTKDENPITQSVIYYGLITEIVEVDYYGRLKFVLFRCDWFEAEEEKFGLTCVYFNKRCYMDDPFVLASQVHQCFYVDDPSDANRHYVVKSVQREFLNIEDPPEHAVNLSSSTETCEVELVRNDIPPTITDKPAPVSDEIESDDDYNA from the exons ATGGATCATAAATATAGATCAAATGCTAGGAGTTTCAATGGGAAAAAAGAACATAGGCCACCACCAGAATTGTTAAATGGGGAACAAATCTTGGATAAGTTAAAGAACTTCAACAATGCTTTTGGTAAGTTGCAAAAGAATTGCAGTGATGGTCCatggaagaaaaaatcaatattttttgagTTACCATATTGGAAGCACAATACTTTACGCCATAATCTTGATGTCATGCACATAGAGAAAAACATATTTGATAGTATAATTGGGACTTTGTTGGATATCACGGGAAAGACAAAAGATCATGCAAAAGCACGTTTAGACTTACAAGAGATGGGTATTAGAAAGAAACTTCACCCAAAAGAGGTAGATCACGGCAAGAAGCTAGTGTTTGCAAAAGCTTGCTTTTCCATGAGTGCAGATGAGAAAACTACTTTTTGTTCTGTAttgaaaaatgcaaaaataccaGATGGGTGTGCTTCAAACATTTCAAGATGTGTTCTCCTTCCTGAAAGAAAACTTAGCGGATATAAGACTCATGATGCACATTTCATGATGCATTACTTACTTCAAGTAGCTGTGAGATGTACGACGTCGAACCAGGTTGCACACCCGTTAATTCGTCTTTGTTCCTTTTTTCGTTGTTTATGTCAAAAGGTGATTGAGGTTGAAGATTTAGATATCTTGCAATCTGAGATTGCAGAAACACTTTGCCAGTTAGAAACAATTTTCCCCCCGAGTTTTTTTGACAGTATGGTTCATTTGCCAATACATCTAGTGAATGAGGTAAGAATGGGAGGACCTGTTCAATTTCGGTGGATGTACTCTACTGAAAGATATCTAGGAAAATTAAAGGGTTATGTTCGGAATAAAAGTCGTCCTGAGGGTTCTATTGCTGAGGGTTATGTTGTTAATGAATGCTTGACATTGTGCTCGCGATATTTACATAGTGGTGTTGAAACAAGGTTTAGCAGAATGCCAAGGAATATCGATAAGTGTCATCCTGATGAACTTGGAAGTCCAATTTCTTTTTCTAGAATTGGTCATCCTATAGGAGGAAAGAAAAAAGGTGGAGCAATTTCTTTGGATTGCAAGTCAAGGAGTCAAGCTCATCGTTACATCTTATTCAATCATGACGATGTCCAAAAATTTATACG TgagcatgaaaatgaaaatcccAGAAAAAGAAAGGGGTGGAACAAATCAAAGAGTCAAGGTTTGGATTTTGTTGAATGGTTTAAGAAGCGTGCTTTGTTAAGCGATGTATCTGACATCCTTAGGAAGCTATCCAGAGGACCAAATAGAATTGCACGAAGTTTTTCTGGCTATGTAAACGGATATAGGTTCCATACGAAACAACGTGATGCTAGACTTAAAACACAAAACAGCGGTGTGACATTAGCGGCAATAACGGAAAGTTTTGCTAGTACCAAAGATGAAAATCCAATAACACAGTCAGTAATTTACTATGGATTAATTACTGAAATAGTTGAGGTAGACTATTATGGTAGGTTGAAGTTTGTGTTATTTAGATGTGATTGGTTTGAAGCAGAAGAGGAAAAGTTTGGGTTGACTTGTGTTTATTTCAACAAGAGATGTTACATGGATGACCCTTTTGTATTGGCTTCTCAAGTCCACCAATGTTTCTACGTTGACGATCCTTCAGATGCAAATAGACACTATGTCGTGAAGTCTGTTCAAAGGGAGTTTTTAAACATTGAAGATCCTCCAGAGCATGCAGTAAATCTATCTTCAAGCACTGAAACTTGTGAAGTTGAATTGGTTAGGAATGACATTCCACCAACAATTACTGACAAACCTGCACCCGTGTCAGATGAAATAGAATCTGATGATGACTATAATGCATGA
- the LOC112421721 gene encoding uncharacterized protein isoform X2 gives MRKEQHVIEEAGDEDIEENEMEDDMENDINYESDEIEGADENEVEGLIRKRKRGKTLCKNIHARDFKNRQEITLNEEGQPIGPDEKRVAELSSFLGTVARSADLCTLTFNNWKALVKTWNDEEIDPVWEYVNEKYIIPEKGKKDVFAIVSDAWRRYKYLIKKNHFTKYKTMRERLKNRPEEVPEEDFKKLLVYWRDKNSQRVSNEDKEPPSQAEMFIATRQSKKGKELDQETNTAIIKLQDLIEKHGKPSEEAFQSVCGKEKPGRLRCHGRTTTMTLLKRNEEIARLRKEHNDEVKQFRDQIQEIEEKRRKETKAMEGKIQILLKAMLSQNTTGLDTEALADLITTSTADAKNVLRSSTSIFAQDDNEMNNDDINEEFEDLEAQDEEI, from the exons ATGAGGAAGGAACAACATGTCATAGAGGAAGCTGGTGATGAAGAtatagaagaaaatgaaatggaAGATGATATGGAGAATGATATCAACTATGAAAGTGATGAAATTGAAGGAGCCGATGAAAATGAAGTTGAAG GATTAATAAGAAAACGAAAACGAGGAAAGACTTTATGTAAGAATATTCATGCTCGAGATTTCAAAAATAGACAAGAGATCACGTTGAATGAAGAAGGACAACCAATTGGaccagatgaaaagagagtggCTGAACTTAGTAGTTTTTTGGGGACAGTAGCAAGAAGTGCAGATTTATGTACTCTCACCTTCAATAATTGGAAGGCTTTGGTTAAGACTTGGAATGATGAAGAAATCGATCCAGTCTGGGAATATGTCaat GAAAAATACATCATCCCAGAGAAAGGAAAGAAGGATGTATTTGCTATTGTAAGTGATGCTTGGAGACGATACAAATACTTGATtaaaaagaatcattttaccaAGTACAAAACCATGCGCGAGCGGTTAAAAAATCGTCCAGAAGAGGTACCGGAAGAAGACTTTAAGAAGTTATTGGTGTATTGGAGAGATAAAAACAGTCAA CGTGTAAGTAATGAAGATAAAGAGCCTCCCAGTCAAGCGGAAATGTTCATTGCTACACGTCAAAGTAAGAAAGGAAAAGAGCTGGATCAAGAAACCAATACTGCAATT ATAAAGCTTCAAGACTTAATTGAGAAACATGGGAAGCCTTCTGAAGAAGCCTTTCAAAGTGTATGCGGCAAAGAAAAACCTGGCAGACTTCGTTGCCACGGAAGAACTACAACTATGACTCTATTGAAGAGAAATGAAGAAATTGCAAGACTTAGAAAAGAACATAATGATGAGGTAAAACAATTTAGGGATCAGATAcaagaaatagaagagaaacgGCGTAAGGAAACAAAAGCAATGGAAGGAAAAATTCAGATTCTTCTTAAGGCCATGTTGAGTCAAAACACCACTGGGTTGGATACAGAGGCTTTGGCAGATTTGATAACAACTTCTACAGCTGATGCTAAGAATGTATTGCGTTCTTCTACGTCAATATTTGCTCAAGATGATAATGAG
- the LOC112421721 gene encoding uncharacterized protein isoform X1, with the protein MRKEQHVIEEAGDEDIEENEMEDDMENDINYESDEIEGADENEVEGLIRKRKRGKTLCKNIHARDFKNRQEITLNEEGQPIGPDEKRVAELSSFLGTVARSADLCTLTFNNWKALVKTWNDEEIDPVWEYVNEKYIIPEKGKKDVFAIVSDAWRRYKYLIKKNHFTKYKTMRERLKNRPEEVPEEDFKKLLVYWRDKNSQEVSLQNAQNIAQLKWRHRTGNKAFAVIREKMRVSNEDKEPPSQAEMFIATRQSKKGKELDQETNTAIIKLQDLIEKHGKPSEEAFQSVCGKEKPGRLRCHGRTTTMTLLKRNEEIARLRKEHNDEVKQFRDQIQEIEEKRRKETKAMEGKIQILLKAMLSQNTTGLDTEALADLITTSTADAKNVLRSSTSIFAQDDNEMNNDDINEEFEDLEAQDEEI; encoded by the exons ATGAGGAAGGAACAACATGTCATAGAGGAAGCTGGTGATGAAGAtatagaagaaaatgaaatggaAGATGATATGGAGAATGATATCAACTATGAAAGTGATGAAATTGAAGGAGCCGATGAAAATGAAGTTGAAG GATTAATAAGAAAACGAAAACGAGGAAAGACTTTATGTAAGAATATTCATGCTCGAGATTTCAAAAATAGACAAGAGATCACGTTGAATGAAGAAGGACAACCAATTGGaccagatgaaaagagagtggCTGAACTTAGTAGTTTTTTGGGGACAGTAGCAAGAAGTGCAGATTTATGTACTCTCACCTTCAATAATTGGAAGGCTTTGGTTAAGACTTGGAATGATGAAGAAATCGATCCAGTCTGGGAATATGTCaat GAAAAATACATCATCCCAGAGAAAGGAAAGAAGGATGTATTTGCTATTGTAAGTGATGCTTGGAGACGATACAAATACTTGATtaaaaagaatcattttaccaAGTACAAAACCATGCGCGAGCGGTTAAAAAATCGTCCAGAAGAGGTACCGGAAGAAGACTTTAAGAAGTTATTGGTGTATTGGAGAGATAAAAACAGTCAA GAAGTAAGTCTGCAAAATGCTCAAAATATTGCTCAACTGAAATGGAGACATCGAACGGGCAATAAAGCCTTTGCTGTTATAAGAGAAAAAATG CGTGTAAGTAATGAAGATAAAGAGCCTCCCAGTCAAGCGGAAATGTTCATTGCTACACGTCAAAGTAAGAAAGGAAAAGAGCTGGATCAAGAAACCAATACTGCAATT ATAAAGCTTCAAGACTTAATTGAGAAACATGGGAAGCCTTCTGAAGAAGCCTTTCAAAGTGTATGCGGCAAAGAAAAACCTGGCAGACTTCGTTGCCACGGAAGAACTACAACTATGACTCTATTGAAGAGAAATGAAGAAATTGCAAGACTTAGAAAAGAACATAATGATGAGGTAAAACAATTTAGGGATCAGATAcaagaaatagaagagaaacgGCGTAAGGAAACAAAAGCAATGGAAGGAAAAATTCAGATTCTTCTTAAGGCCATGTTGAGTCAAAACACCACTGGGTTGGATACAGAGGCTTTGGCAGATTTGATAACAACTTCTACAGCTGATGCTAAGAATGTATTGCGTTCTTCTACGTCAATATTTGCTCAAGATGATAATGAG